A window of Pseudomonas denitrificans (nom. rej.) genomic DNA:
GGCAGGCGTGCACCTGCTGCATGTTCGCCACCAGGTTGCCGTGGGTGAGCATGGCGCCCTTGGCCACGCCGGTGGTGCCGCCGGTGTACTGCAGCACCGCGATGTCTTCCAGGCCGACCTTGACCGGCTGCAGGCCATGGCCACGGCCCTGGCGCAGGGCGGCCTTGAAGGAGACGGCCTGGGGCAGGTTGTACTCCGGCACCATCTTCTTCACGTGCTTGACCACGGTATTGACCAGCAGGCCCTTGAGCGCGGGCTGCAGGTCGCCCATCTGCGCCTCGATCAGGTATTCGATGCCGGTATCGGGCAGCACTTCCTGCACCAGCTTGCCGAACAGGTTCACGTAGACCAGCGCACGGGCGCCGGAATCCTTGAACTGGTGGCGCATTTCGCGGGCGGTGTAGAGCGGGTTGGTGTTGACCACGATGAGGCCGGCGCGCAGGGCGCCGAACACGGCGATGGGGTATTGCAGGATGTTCGGCATCTGCACGGCGATGCGGTCGCCGGGCTTGAGGTCGGTGTGCTTCTGCAGGTAGGCGCCGAAGGCGGCGGACAGGCGGTCCAGCTCGGCGTAGGTCAGGGTCACGCCCATGTTGCTGAAGGCCGGACGGTCGGCGAATTTCTTGCAGGAGCGCTCGAAGACTTCCACCACCGATTTGTAGGCGGTCAGGTCAATGTCGCTGGGCACGCCGGCCGGGCGTTTGTCGTTCCAGAAATCAGGTTGCATTTATTCTTGTCCTCATACCTGAGCGAAACCGAACCGTCATTGCGGTCATTCGACGGAAGCTAGCAGTTCCTTTGGTCATCGCAAAGACTCCAGGCGGCGTCATAGACTGCGTGAATCTTGCGCCACCATCCCGGCATGGCGCGGGATAGAGCCGACGGCCGCCTAGGACGGGACTTACACGACAATAGCCGGGTGCTGTCGGCAATCCATACAGAAGATGTCCCGGCGTGGCAGAATCGCCCCGTCTGGCCCGCTCCATGGCCCCATTCCAATAAGAATCGACGAACAAGAAACAGGATGGACCCCATGCCCTACGCCGCCTACTGGCTTGCCGCCAGCGACGAGACCCCGCTCTACACCCGCCACTGGGCGCCGGAAGGCCCGTCCCGCGGCGCCCTGATGCTGTCCCACGGCATGGCCGAGCACGCCGGCCGCTACGAGCGCCTGGGGTTTGCGCTGAACGCAGCCGGCTACCACCTCTACGCCATCGACCAGCGCGGCCATGGCCGCACCGCCGAGAACGGCGAATTGGGCCACTACGCCGACCGCGGCGGCTGGGGCAAGGTGATCGGCGACCTGCACACGCTGAACCAGCATGTGCGCGAGGAACACCCGGACCTGCCGATCATCCTGCTCGGCCACAGCATGGGCAGCTACATCGGCAGCGCCTACCTGATGCAACACAGCGCCAGCGTGACGGCGGCAGTGCTGTCCGGCTCCAACTACCAGCCGGTGGCGCTGTACAACAGCGCCCGCGTCATCGCCCGCTTCGAGCGCTGGCGCCAGGGCCCGCTGGGGCGCAGCGCGCTGATCGACTTCCTGTCCTTCGGCTCGTTCAATAAGGCCTTCAAACCCAACCGCACGGCCTTTGACTGGCTCAGCCGCGACCCCGTTGAAGTCGAAAAATACGTCGCCGATCCGCTCTGCGGCTTCCGCTGCAGCAACCAGCTATGGGTGGACCTGCTCGGCGGTCTGGCGGATATAACGCCCGTCGAGCACCTGTCGCGCATCCGCAGCGACCTGCCGGTGATGGTGATCGGCGGCGAGTGCGACCCCGTGAGCCAGGGCAAGCGCCTGAACGATCTCGCCCAGGCGATGACCCGGGCCGGGGTTCGTGACGTCCAACTGAAGATTTATCCCGACGCTCGCCACGAGTTGTTCAACGAGAGCAACCGCGACGAGGTCACCCGCAACCTGATCGACTGGCTGGCGGCGCACTGCCCCGTCCCGCAGGTCGAGAGAACCGAGGAGCCCCTATGACTTCCGTACAGAACGTCCCTTACGAAGAACTCGAAGTCGGCCAGAAGGCCAACTTCCAGCGCAGCGTCACCGAGCGTGACATCCAGCTGTTCGCCGAGGTCTCCGGCGACCGCAACCCGGTACACCTGGACGCCGAGTACGCCGCCACCACCCAGTTCAAGGAGCGCATCGCCCACGGCATGCTCACCGGGGCACTGATCAGCGCGGCGATCGCCACCACCCTGCCCGGCCCGGGCACCATCTACCTCGGCCAGAACCTGAGCTTCACCCGCCCGGTGAAGCTCGGCGACGAACTGACAGTAGAACTGGAAGTGCTGGAAAAGCTGCCGAAGAACCGCGTGCGCATCAGCACTACCGTGCTCAACCAGGACGGCAAGGCGGTGGTCAAAGGCGAGGCCGAAGTCATGGCGCCGACCGAGAAGCTCAACATCGAACTGCCCGCCCTGCCGCCGATCACCATCGGCTGAGGCGCGTTCCGGGGCCGGCCATCCGGCCCCGGAAACTTGTATACAGTTTCCTGCTCGACTACCCTGCCCCCGTCACACCACATCCACTTGGGATAACCGAAGGCTTCGTGCCCGAAACCCCTCACCGGGAATCGGAGCCGCCATGGACCTTCGACTGCTGTTGCTGTCCCTCTGCACCTTCGCCGCGGGCCTCGCCGAGGCCATCCTCACCGGCATCCTGCCCTCGCTCGCCGCCGACCTGCACGTCTCCCTCAGCCTCGCCGGGCAGCTCACCAGCCTGTTCTCCCTGAGCTTCGCCATCGCCGCGCCGTTGCTCGGCTGGCTCACCCGTGGCGCCGACTGCCGTCGGCTGCTGGTCATCACCCTGCTGGTATTCGCCGCGTTCAACGCGGGCGCTGCGCTGAGTCCCGGCTATGTTTCGCTGCTGCTGATGCGCATCGGCATGGCCGCCTGCTGCGGGCTGCTGATCATGCAGGCCAGCCTGCTGGCGGTGGAGCTGGCGCCGCCGGCCCAGCGCGGGCGCGCCATCGGCCTGATCTTCATGGGCATCAGCGGTTCGCTGGTGTTCGGCGTGCCAGCCGGCGTGCTCGTCAATGACTGGTTCGGCTGGCGCTGGATCTTCGCCGCCATCGCCTTCTATTCGCTGCCACTGGCCGCGCTGCTGCGGATCGCCCTGCCCCGCCGCACACTGGATAGCCCGGCCAATGGCGCGGCCTACCGGCGCCAGTTGCGCAATCCGGCGCTGAACCTCGCACAACTGGTATCGATCCTGCTGCTGGGCGGGCACTTCACCCTGTTCGCCTACATCACCCCGTGGTTCCAGCAGGTTGCCGGGATCACCGACAGCCAGAGCATCGCGCTCACCCTGCTGCTGATCGGCCTGGCGGCCATCGGTGGCGGCTACCTGGGCGGTTGGCTGAGCGATCGCCTCGGCCATCGCCGCGCGCTGCTGCTGGTACCGGTGCTGTTCGGCCTGGCGATGCTGGCGATCCCGCTGAGCCTCGGCCGCCCGTGGCTGCTGCTTAGCGCACTGATGGTCTGGAGCACCATCAGCTGGATGATCTCGCCGGCGGTGCAGAGCTACCTGCTGGCCAGCGATCCGGCCAGCGGCAGCGCCGGGGTGGCGCTCAACACTTCGGCGATGCACCTGGGCGTGGCCCTCGGCGCGGCGCTGGGCGGTGCGGTGATCAGCCTGGCCGGCATCGCCTGGACGCCCTGGGTGGGCGTCTCGCTGGTCACTGCGTCGATCGTCTGCGCGGCCTTGTCCTGCTGGCTTCAGCGCGAGCGGGCAGACGCCCCGCTCACGGTTTTACGGTGACGCTGGCGGTCATGCCGGCGCTCAGGTGTACGCCCTCGGGCACCTTGTCGAGGTGGATACGCACCGGGATGCGCTGGGCCAGGCGCACCCAGTTGAAGGTCGGTTCGACGTTGGCCAGCAACTGGCTGTCGGGAATCGCGTTGCGGTCGGTAATGCCGCTGCTGATG
This region includes:
- a CDS encoding MFS transporter — its product is MDLRLLLLSLCTFAAGLAEAILTGILPSLAADLHVSLSLAGQLTSLFSLSFAIAAPLLGWLTRGADCRRLLVITLLVFAAFNAGAALSPGYVSLLLMRIGMAACCGLLIMQASLLAVELAPPAQRGRAIGLIFMGISGSLVFGVPAGVLVNDWFGWRWIFAAIAFYSLPLAALLRIALPRRTLDSPANGAAYRRQLRNPALNLAQLVSILLLGGHFTLFAYITPWFQQVAGITDSQSIALTLLLIGLAAIGGGYLGGWLSDRLGHRRALLLVPVLFGLAMLAIPLSLGRPWLLLSALMVWSTISWMISPAVQSYLLASDPASGSAGVALNTSAMHLGVALGAALGGAVISLAGIAWTPWVGVSLVTASIVCAALSCWLQRERADAPLTVLR
- a CDS encoding alpha/beta hydrolase; translation: MPYAAYWLAASDETPLYTRHWAPEGPSRGALMLSHGMAEHAGRYERLGFALNAAGYHLYAIDQRGHGRTAENGELGHYADRGGWGKVIGDLHTLNQHVREEHPDLPIILLGHSMGSYIGSAYLMQHSASVTAAVLSGSNYQPVALYNSARVIARFERWRQGPLGRSALIDFLSFGSFNKAFKPNRTAFDWLSRDPVEVEKYVADPLCGFRCSNQLWVDLLGGLADITPVEHLSRIRSDLPVMVIGGECDPVSQGKRLNDLAQAMTRAGVRDVQLKIYPDARHELFNESNRDEVTRNLIDWLAAHCPVPQVERTEEPL
- a CDS encoding MaoC family dehydratase, producing the protein MTSVQNVPYEELEVGQKANFQRSVTERDIQLFAEVSGDRNPVHLDAEYAATTQFKERIAHGMLTGALISAAIATTLPGPGTIYLGQNLSFTRPVKLGDELTVELEVLEKLPKNRVRISTTVLNQDGKAVVKGEAEVMAPTEKLNIELPALPPITIG